The nucleotide sequence taAGTACTCAAATCAGGTTTATGTTTCTTAAAGTTTCTGTAATTTCATATATGTGTTTCATATTTACACAGCTTAAGTAGCTCACTATTCAAAGCTCTTGTCGTTAttgttatattttatttattaattcagCTTATGTTTTGGTCTTATTAGGGCTTGAAGTTAATCAACGACCAGTGAAGCTGTCGTTATtagattttgaaaaattatttatCAACGATTCAACCCAAAGGCTTAAACTGTCAACGTTTGATTATGTAGTCTTCACATTTAAAACTATTAATAGTCTAAAACTATTAATAGTCTTCACATTAAACTGTCAACGTTTGATAAGATGTTTTGTTTTATCGATAAAAATCAATAAACCTTCGCATTCTATGTGCAAGTATTTTGATTTGTTTATAAAATTTAAATctatttataaaaagtattattaCCATGATGATTCTATGAAATGAAATGATGATGCAATTGAGGAATCGAAATGGAAAAAGTTTTTTGTGTAACATGGGGAGACTTTGACCAGTTTTGATGTTCTTGCCGATAGTGTTAAAAAACCACATGTATATTGttaaattaattaattacataCATAGAATTATGATATATGGTTTTTGGGGAAGTTACACTTAAACATGATATGATGGGTATGTATGTCTGTTATTTGCTGCACAATGTGTAAAATCTATAACAATCTATCTTtaatatctttttatttgtttataaATAAGACTGTTTGATTGTTTTTTTGTCAGTCGTAGTAAAAGCATCTTGTATAGCGATTTTCAAAAAAGCTATTACACaaatacacaacaacaacaacaacaacaaaacccaataccacataagtggtgtatgggggaggtgagatgtagacaatccttcccctatccgagaatagaaGGTCTATTATTTGGAACAGAACTTGCATTGGATGCTTTAAGAACTTGATCATTGTCGAACTAAAAAAACTTGCACCGGGTCACTCTAAGAACTTGATCATTGTTGATCTCCAATTTGACTCTAGGAAAAATTGTAAAAGGTCTATTATTTGCATTTGATTCAATTAGAGTATTGAACACTTGAATTACCATTCTATCGAACTTAAATAAATCGTTGTTATTCGAATATAATGCATTTCGTACATGAGTTCAAGCTCCCTTAGTCCAGTGATAAGTGGAAGTTAACTTAGGTTTCATTTCTGGTTTAGATTTGTTGCTAATTACTGACTGAGTAAACTACACGTATTTTGTTTTTTATAtgtaaaaaaattaattaaatatactATGTTTTTTATATGTAAAATAACTAATCAAATAGTATACATGTACATTATACTGCTCTTCACCCGGTGTTTATCTCAAATCTTATTTGTTGCCACATCATGAGGTCAGTTTATAGACGTTTCATATCCATCATATGTGCAGCTAGATACAAGAACTAGACAAACATTGTGGCATAGGGCATTTtttgtaactataataataactactGTAtaacatacaacaacaacaacaacaatacccaatcccacgagagtagggtatgggggaggtagagtgtagacaatcattcctcgaaccctagattagagggaagtcactactccacccgcgggtatagaacccgcgcctagataagatcgtcccaccctctactcgagagccaagagattgcttcttaaaggacctccggccaggaaAGCTCATTAAAACGAGAAAGTGCGGGCATACGTACCTGTAAGCGTTATGTGTGTCTAGGAAGATGAAACCATACGAAGAAGCCAAAAAAGAAaacacatatagcagtaatgcacaacagtaAGACAGATAGCATGAATAATATAATGCGCAGTAATAAGTAAtttcaagtaaaaaaaaaaaagtcacccCCCTacccacacacacatacatatttatACGTACCCCtataattatatatctatatatgctcctgatattgctcaataacagtatatatatatctatcgcaatatcgtgtaaaatgctctagaatcaagggtaataaaggcgtttctacaagtgataggccaagatatgcaaatttgtatcggagagtgatttataaagagtCTTGACGATTTATGACtgtggttgatcccgatacaagttcaggtcaaattagcgctctaaaatggtaaaacaaggcttcAAATGATTGGGACTTCGTCCATTTGAAGAGAGATTGCAAGAAAGCAAGACAGTAAAATTTAGAgcaacgggacgccgtccagagctatgggacgccgtccagatttttacacttggacgccgtccaataaattgggacgccgtccaagcctttaaattgggacgccgtccaaaagccaggacgccgtccagaagtaggattcagcctacttttgactttctgacctactttctccactttaaaaagctactgattgaagaccagtttaccatatacgaaccagagagtacagagacgaattttgggagcaatattggagaactccaagctcttggaagaggctcaacatcaaggcatcaaagatcaaaaccttcttcatccaagaactcattgttcttgtaggttattccttgttctaaagcaatgatttccattgataatctgattgttatgttgtctgttaccatggttgttggctagtttctataatgtttgtctagattaataaccgaggtattggatgtaatcttattgattgtatgtactatgtgtgaaagattgaagcttgatttaaagaaccatgcttattgatgtttaatcatttgtatctagttaattgatatgttgttgataaagagaactcttgttgatgtatcatattgatttacaatcaacttgtcttagattgattgtttactaaaccggaccaagggggtaaattagatcaatacgattaaacgatataggaatgaattgtgtagagcgaacgcaaagacaattgttatttaagtctttgatcttgctaatcaactagtcacaaacgaaaaggtctaggtaatagggaactctcacttagtacttctagtttaagtactcgctaaagagaactcttggcgggtcgatttaggtgattagcacatttcatagttatttgattacaaacacgagaactatagagaaaagggaacccttgatcttgtaattgtgtttgcgtgtttatttaagagaactcttagtgaacctattagataacttacacacataatcattcaatcaggccttaatagcaaaacttacatctaataccgagggtaaaatatctagatgaacatttcatctctttgatctaaatcaaactatcttaattgctttttttgcacttattttcattatataaacttaaaagaccaaaaatattgtttttacttttaaccttatctgatttggctaaatcgttaaaaatccacaaaaacataatatcttgtacctttaagtttcatttatttagttaatcataatatagtttctaattctagtttgactaatacaactgtccttggaacgatacacggaactaaaccattatttatactactacacgatcgggtacactgcccgttagtgtgtaacagtctttttTAACCGGTGTTTTCCAACGataatttatatacctgatttcgCACATCAGCTCTCACACACACATAAGCATGAAAATACGAATACCTAAACATGTATACATATAGATACAGACATACATATACacttagatacatacatacatagacaaAAACAAAACATATACATGAGACCCTATATGTATAACCTAAATAAAAACACACAGATAACGTGATGCAATATACAGCTATACACAGAGAACAGATACTAAGTAAagggatatgtatatatatatatatatatatatataatatgtagtgTAGCTATATATTATATACTTATAGTTAATATAAggttgtaaaataaaaatatactacactaaaaaaaaaaaaaaaaaaaaaaaaacctctagCGCCTATAATAGTTCTAATATGCCTAAAAAAGAGTCCTACTCAATTacactaattctactcctccacaggctcctatcagaagtcatgtcctccgtcagtagaagctctttcaggtcaagcttcaatctatcctccaacctacgtctgggtctaccccttctccttacgcccccaacaacgagggtctcgactctcctaaccggggctaaaagtgggcgcctcataacatgtccaaaccatctaagtcttccttccctcagcttgttggttatgttcccaacttccaagttctccctaaaaactccatttggtatcatatcgagcatggtcttgccacacgtccacctaagcatcctcatttctgccacctccatcctcctctcttgggctttcgtcattggccaacactctgatccgtacagcatggctggtctgattgccaccttgtaaaatttccctttcaatttgaggggtatcttcttgtcgcacaacacccctttcactgccctccacttcaaccatcctgcTCGTATACGATACGCCACGATGAGCCTACTGTATAACATACCtgtaactaataattaataaacaaataaaaaataGAACGAAGATAACTAATCTATTTTATCATCACTAAATTTAACACCCGGGCTACCATCCCATTCCCATGATCTGGCTGTGTTAAATAAATGTTGCTAGCCAACTAGTACAATTTTCAGGTTGGAATAAATAATTTCTAAAGCGTTATTGTAATAAGTTGATATGGATTTTGTTTAGTGTATCTGAAAAAAGTTATCATTCTGTTATATGAGTTAATTCTGACCCGTTTAGATCCGGACCCGTTCAAACCCAAACCTGTTTCGACCCGACCCAAACCCGAACCAATCCAGCGTGATTGCCAGGTGGAGTTTTAATCACAATTTTGGTTCCGTTGTATGCTTAATTGCTTATCTGAGATTGTAGATACACAATTTCAACATCTAAGACTTTTAACTGTTAGTGTCATATCCGTTATAAATTAGTTACGTTATAAATTAGTTAGGTTGTTTAATAACTTAAGTATACATTTACTTAGCAAGTAATTGTAAAATTATTGCAGATGACAATTGCTAGAAGATCTTCTCGTCTGAATAACGCGAAGGCTTCACCCAAACAACATCGTAGAAGAAAGAGTTAGGCAACTAGCGTTATGCAAAAATACAAAGTCATTGTTCAAATCTGCCGAGTACCTCAATGTACATACAGCAAGCCAAGTCTTTGCTTGTGTGTATTCCTAGTTAGGGACGCGCCACCAATATTTTTCAAATACAAGGTAATATTTTGTGTAATATTTTTGAAACCTAATGGCATAGTAGCTTTCTTTAAAATTATCCATAGATGATAAAAGGGGTTTATGTGACACTATCTGAATTAACTCATCCTTTATAACAACAAACTTTGAGATTTTAGAAGATTTCAGAATTCATTAGAATATAAAGTATTTTATATTTATACTCCGTATAATAATTCAAAAATGATGCTACATTTTTTTTatctaatgtaaaaaaaaaaaggtaaataggccctaatatgtttattattttctttttttctgttttgtttAGGAGGCTGATGTGGAGATAAGAAAATTATAGGAAGAAAATAAGTTTCTCCGGCAAAACCTCAATGAAAACGAGATCACTCGGATGAGACTACAAAACTCAGTTATGGTACGCCGCTCCAAATCAAATATTTAATAATTGTACATTAAAGTGAGTTAGTTATTTGTTAAATATTGTATTGTATTTTGTTGCAGGATTTAAAAGGGAATATACATGTTTTCATAAGAGTTAAACCGTTAGAAAATGCCGGAATTGAATCTCCATTTATTTATCCAAACTCAACAGGCTCAATCGGCCGAGAGATACAACTGAATGGTATGTCATAAAGAAGTCAAAgttttggtcaatatttatctcTAAAATAGAGTATACAATGATAATTTGGTCGGCCGGGTCGGTCAAAATATGAAGGAACTTCTTTTAAATTCGACTCTAACTTCGACTCTGATACAAAATGACTTTGACCACCATGACTTATCATATTAAGACAAACTGGGCTTCAACCATTGATAAAGTGTATACTACTAAAAATCGGGCAACAGTAAAAAGTCGTTCAAAGTAAAAAAAAATGTCAAATTTCAAATTTCTCAATTTAATCACTATATCTATTTATTATGCATATATCTCCGGTTCCTCAAAAATTAATCATTATATTCATTTATTATGTAGGCATTTATTATGTAGGCAGCGACACTCTTTAGAAATTTGACATGGTCTTTTTGCCCCATTCTAGTCAACTAGAAGTCTATAGCGAGACTTCCGATCTTGTGCAACGCGTATTGGACGGTGAGAAGGTATGCATCTTCGCGTAAGGGCAAACGAGGTCTCGGAAGACATTTAGGATGCTAGGTGATGAAGGTTCTGAGAATGAGGAAGAGCAAAGCGTAATACCGAGATGTTTGAATGAAATTTTCGAAAGAAGCAGGCATTTAGCCGATGTCGGATGGAAACATGATTTAAAGGTAAGATGTATATATATTCAGGTTATATGTATGTATTCAGGTTAAGATGTATTTACGGAAACTTAATTTAGGAGATTTGCTAATTTtattttatctttttatttttattatcacaatTGTAGGTTTCTGTGTTTGAAATCTATAACAAAGAAATTCCGGACTTGCTTGGATCTTCAAAAAGCTTAAAGAGCAGAAGAAAATGCATGATGTTTGGGAAGGTGCAGATGGTAACATTGTTACCAATCTTGTGGTACAATATGTTTTTAAAATAGAAGATGTTCTCATTCTTTTAGATGACGCACGAGTCCACAGGTACCTTGATTAACTAAAAATTAAAAGAAACATTGAAGAAGACTTAAAATGTTTAAATAATATCATTCAACTCTGAAAAAATTTTAAATGGATTTAAACTCAACATTGAAGAAGACTTAAAATGTTTTACATAAAGCACATTTAAAATTTTTTCACAGTtaaatgatattatgtaaaacattTTAAGTCTTCTTCAATGTTTCTTTTAATTTTTAGTTAATCAATGTACATGTTGATTCGTGCGTCCTCTAAAAGAGTGAGAACATCTTCTATATTGGAAACATATTGTACCATAAGATTGGTAACAATGTTACCATCTGCACCTTCCCGAATATCATGCATTTTCTTCGGCTCCTTTAAGCTTTTTCGAGATCCCAACAAGTCACGGATTTCTTCGTTATAGATTTCAAATACAAAAACCTACAATtgtgattataaaaataaaaaaataaaatgagcAAATCTCCTGAATTAAGTTTCCTTGAAGACATCTTAACctgaatacatatatataacctgaatatatatataaccttaatTTCATGTTTCCATACGACATCGGCTAATTTCCTACTTTTTTTGAAAAATTTCATTCAAACATCTCGGTATTACGCCTTGCTGTTCCCCATCCTCAGAGTCTTCAACACCCAACATCGTAAATATCTTTTTCACCATACCCCGTTTGCCCGTATGCGAAGATGCATAACTTTTTCACCATCTAATGCGCATTGCACCAGATCGGAAGTCTCGCTATAGAATTCTAGTTGACTAAAATGAGGCAAAAAGACCATGTCAAATTTATAAAGAGCGTCGCTGCCTACATAATAAATGAATATAGTGATTAATTTTTGAGGAATTTGAGATATATGCATATTAAATGGATATAGTGATTAAATTGAGAAATTTGACATTTTTTTTACTCTGAGCGACTTTTTACCGTTGATCGATTTTTAGTAGTATACTCTTTATCAATGGTTGAAGCCCAGTTTGTCTTAATATGATAAGTCATGGTGGTCAAAGTCATTTTGTATCAGAGTCGAATTTAAAAGAAGTTCCTTCATATTTTGACCGACCCGACCGACCAAATTATTATTGTATACTCTATTTTAgagataaatattgaccaaaacTTTGACTTCTTTATGACATACCATTCAAATGTATCTCTCGGCCGATTGAGCCTGTTGAGTTTGGATAAATAAATGGAGATTCAATTTTGGCATTTTCTAACGGGTTTAACTCTTATGAAAACATGTATATTCCCTTTTAAATCCCGCAACAAAATACAATACAATATTTAACAAATAACTAACTCACTTTAATGGAGCGGCGTACCATAACTGAGTTTTGTAGTCTCATCCGAGTGATCTCGTTTTCATTGAGGCACCACATATATGTTCAGAAATATTTTGACCAGTACCCAAAATTTTCATTTCTGAAGATAGTTCGTATATTTATGTGGCAAGCGGTAGCGGGGGAATTTGTGTTGGATAATGGGGACCGATGTATTTGCTATTCGCCATCTTGCAATTGAAGCGTCGGGAGGTTTATCGTCAGTCTCAAACCCAATCGCAACAACACCAAAACCAACACAACTGTTTGGCTTCACCAGATGCAACAAATATAATGGGTTATGTTTCCAATCTCGTCGTCCTTTGTATATGTCGTGGATGGTTAGAGTTGGGGGAAAACCTCAATTGcctgatgatgataacgatgatgatagtGAACAGAAACAGCCAGGAGGGGTTGAATTTTTTGGAGGGAACAAAAGCATTTTATCTGCTTGCTTTGTTGATCTCCTCACCGGCCTCTCTGTTGTGCTATTCAACATCCTGGTATGCCTCCATCTCTACTTATTTTGCATCAAATAAATTTAGACGATCATTCTTTCATCTGCCCTACCCACCCTGTAAAATAATATACTTGAGCCCAATTCAACCCCAAAAGTTAACTCAAGGGGATGAGGAACCCAAGCTATTATGAACACCACAATATTTAGGTACCTAGCCGATGTGGGATAAGAATGATATTACTCAACACGCCCCCTCACACGAGGCGCAGATTACTGCGGACGCGGTCTCAACATCAATAAccgtagctctgataccatgtgaaATAATAGACTTGAGCCCAATTCAACCCCAAAAGTTAACTCAAGGGGATGAGGAACCCAAGCTATTAAAAGCACCACAATAATTAGGTGCCTAGCCGATGTGGGATGAGAATCATATTACTCAACACACCCTCATTTTGAAATATATATAGTTTCGATACATCCAAACAACCCGATTGGATTGGATTGGATTGGATTGAGTAAGTGCAAGGTTTCCGGCCGTTTTACTACTTTTAACTTTGCATATCTTAGCGTTTTGTTTACACACTCACCCTAATGGGTttctccacacacacacacacacacacacacacacacacacatgaggaTGTCAACACCAAATAGAGGCAGTGAGCATAGTACTGAGCAAACAAGTCGGCAACCAGTAGGAGATTTTGTGAGTAGAGTTTCAGAAAttacaaactcgattacacaaccaTGACAGAATAAATCTAGCATCTCATATTAACATAGCGGTAGAAACTAGAAAGAGTACCATGTTGGGTCTGGATTTCAAACGGTCTAGCATTTGGTCTTGCAAATCAACTAAATAGGAGTCCGTATTATGGAAAAATGACAAAAACGGTGACAACTcgctaaataataatatatatgtgtatgtattttcatacattttaattataattatatagtatAGTGATCCCAGTCCCTCTAATGAACAAGTTCTAGCTCAATCTATGTCTACAATTTCATTTTTTACTTGTGAGAAATACCTTGGTTACAAACAAAGTTTATAAGAAAGGTTGACAAACAAATGTGGCACCACTAAAATAAAGAGAGAATGAAAAGCATGAAAAATGAAAGTAATTGATTGGTGTCATGTCATTTTGTGAAACTTCTTTTTGAATTTTGTTTGTAACtagagcatttttttttttttacatattatGTTGTCTAATGATTTTGAGTTATCATGCATAAATCCGACcttcttatatatatttgtatatacgtGTTTGTGTTCATTACCATGTTACAAACTAATTGCAATGTTTTTAATCCTTTTCCATAAAGCATGCCTATTATATTTTCCAAAGTCCCTCTAATTTACTAACTGGTCAAAGccggttaatgggtcaaaattatatTAGTTGGTCAAAGTGAGATTTATTCGGTCAAAATTGGCcaacattttaatatgaatttaaatTAGAATATCGGAGAGTTTGAACAATTGAACTATTATTTTTATGTTTCTAGATAATAACGTTTAATTTTATGTTTGTATAACTGGATTTAATCAAATTTGTATGTAAAACATTTGATTTACAGGTTGGTGAATTAGGCGTTCCTCCAATTTGGCAGGTCAGCAAGTTCAGAAGCGAGTCAACTCTTCAAGGTAAAGAATCTGATGAAGGAGTGGAATGTTGTTACTCTTACTAATGAAGTGCAAATGCTTGAATCCAATACTTTATTGTCCAAAATTTCTAATAATAGTGTGTGAAGTAACTAGTATGTTTatgaaaactaattatattaatattgttttaACTAGTCAAATCATAGAAGTTTTGTTGCTAGTTTATTGATTATTGATTTTCTTTAATGTTAAAGGTTACCAGTATAAAGGTTAAATGAAACATCACTTGAGAAGTCTTTTGATTCTACATCCATGAGGCAGCAACCAAATAAGCTAAGCAGGTTTGTCTGAAAGCACGTGGTATCTCAGTTGCCAAAAACGTACAAATACGCAAATGTTAAATGGCTTTTGATCACAACTTATTGAAGTTACAACTACATAGAAATATACAACTGTAAACAGAGGATGTAAAAGTAGTGTCAACACCTTGTAAAGGTGATTTTGGAAATCATGAGGCTCAGGGTTTGTTTTTTCCCTTCCTTTCTACAGTAGATCTAGTTAACTTGTAAGTATATTCACTTGATAAGGTGGTTGATCTTTTTAAAAACAAAGGCATTCCTGGTCAACTTTGGTCAACCCCTTGTTGTAGAAAGGTAACTTCAGGAGTTTGAAGTTATAAATTGCATCTTGTATGTGAAGAATAGCGAATAGGAAATTTACTTCTTAGATGATATAACTAGTGGTATTTGGGGACTATTAAACTCGCACTACCAGTATTGTTGTTTGTTTTACTATATACATACTCGTGTGTTCTTGCATGTAGACACACATATACATGCTTACTTGCATGATAACATAGATAATATGCGTATCATAGAAATCTGAAGTACATGTATGCATACAATTATACGTACAAATAGATATGTATGCAGGCAGCAGGTATGCATGAACATGTGTATGTACTTGGACATGGTAACCAAGATGCCATTGTTCAATGGCTGAAAATATATGCTTAAAGTAGCACTATTCACTCTGTTGTGTGTAACTGAGACGAGACCAGTTGAGAAAGGAAAAAGTTGCTTCAGCATGGCAAGCACAACTTCTTGCTGAAATACAGTTCGATCAATGCCGTCTTGTTTTTATTGACTTGTAGCCTTTGTAAGCAAACTATGCACGCTAAGAAGAGGAGAGATGTTTGTAGTTCGTACCACTACTTTTTGACCCTGCCGAGTAACTGAATATTCTCATGTTTCAATTGTGAAAAAAACCATGAAAGTGTTCCTTTTTTCTAATAATAAGTTGTGATAGGCTAATTGAAATCGACTTTGTACAAGTTGTTTCTAGCTCGAACTACTTTAGTAGACCTTTGAGTCGGGCTTGAGTATCGTCGAACTCGAGTATTAAAATACTTGGCGTTCGAACTACTTTAGTAGACCTTTGAGTCGGGCTCGAGTATCGTCGAACTCGAGTAGTAAAATACTCGGCGCTCAAACTAATTTAGAAGAGCTTCGAGTCGCGCTTGAGTATCGTCGAACTCGAGTATTAAAATACTCAGCGCTCAAACTAATTTAGAAGACCTTTTAGTCGCGCTTGAGTATCGTAAGGCTCAGGACCCTTATTGAGCTTATGACATTTTGTATGTTTTTTACCTTCTAGATATAAGTTATTACTGTCATATGGAATTGTTGATACTTAACATAAAATATCTTATATTGTTGACGCTTTATCAAAGGGTCATTGGCCTAGCGGGTATTGTGGAACCCCTCCAACCAAGAGGTTGTGAGTTCAAGTCCAAGGGTGGATACTTTGTAAATATTGTTCGTGTTGAGGGTCTGTGTTTGTCTTTCAAGAGAAAAATACTCCGTATTGTTGATACTTT is from Rutidosis leptorrhynchoides isolate AG116_Rl617_1_P2 chromosome 10, CSIRO_AGI_Rlap_v1, whole genome shotgun sequence and encodes:
- the LOC139872872 gene encoding uncharacterized protein translates to MGTDVFAIRHLAIEASGGLSSVSNPIATTPKPTQLFGFTRCNKYNGLCFQSRRPLYMSWMVRVGGKPQLPDDDNDDDSEQKQPGGVEFFGGNKSILSACFVDLLTGLSVVLFNILVGELGVPPIWQVSKFRSESTLQGYQYKG